A stretch of the Mycobacterium sp. ITM-2016-00317 genome encodes the following:
- a CDS encoding type III pantothenate kinase — protein MLLAIDVRNTHTVVGLISGSGDHAKVAHHWRIRTEPEVTADELALTIDGLIGDDAELLTGAAGLSTVPSVLHEVRVMLEQYWPSVPHVLIEPGVRTGIPLLVDNPKEVGADRIVNCLAAYQKFGTAAIVVDFGSSICVDVVSARGEFLGGAIAPGVQVSSDAAAARSAGLRRVELTRPRSVVGKNTVECMQAGAVFGFAGLVDGLVNRVREDVDGFAGDDVNVIATGHSAPLMLADLHTVQHYDRHLTLDGLRMVFERNRDNQRSKAKR, from the coding sequence GTGCTGTTAGCCATCGACGTGCGCAACACCCACACCGTGGTCGGGCTGATCTCGGGTTCCGGCGACCACGCGAAGGTCGCCCACCACTGGCGCATCCGGACCGAGCCGGAGGTGACCGCGGACGAACTCGCGTTGACCATCGACGGACTCATCGGTGACGACGCCGAACTGCTGACCGGCGCGGCCGGGCTGTCCACGGTGCCCTCGGTGCTGCACGAGGTGCGGGTGATGCTCGAGCAGTACTGGCCGTCGGTGCCGCATGTGCTGATCGAGCCTGGGGTGCGCACCGGGATCCCGCTGCTGGTCGACAACCCGAAAGAGGTCGGCGCCGACCGGATCGTGAATTGCCTTGCCGCGTACCAGAAATTCGGCACGGCAGCGATCGTGGTCGACTTCGGTTCCTCGATCTGCGTCGACGTGGTCTCGGCGCGCGGTGAATTCCTCGGCGGCGCGATCGCCCCCGGCGTGCAGGTGTCGTCCGACGCGGCGGCGGCCCGCTCGGCGGGACTGCGGCGCGTGGAGTTGACCAGGCCGCGGTCGGTGGTGGGCAAGAACACCGTCGAATGCATGCAGGCCGGAGCGGTTTTCGGCTTCGCCGGCCTGGTGGACGGGCTGGTGAACCGGGTGCGCGAAGACGTCGACGGCTTCGCCGGGGACGACGTCAACGTGATCGCCACCGGCCACAGCGCGCCGCTGATGCTGGCCGATCTGCACACCGTGCAGCACTACGACCGGCACCTGACGCTCGACGGGCTGCGGATGGTGTTCGAACGCAACCGCGACAACCAGCGCAGCAAGGCCAAGCGCTAG
- the panC gene encoding pantoate--beta-alanine ligase gives MTRRNVPKFTPGQLNVYHRPRDVSGVTRALRTTGRRIVLVPTMGALHDGHLALIRAARRVPGAAVVVSIFVNPLQFGANEDLSAYPRTLDDDLEALRDEGVDIAFTPTADDMYPHGMRTTVHPGPLAGELEGASRPTHFAGVLTVVLKLFNMVRPDRAYFGEKDYQQLALIRQMVTDLDLDIEIQGVPIVREADGLAMSSRNRYLDPVQREQAGALSAALLAGMYGASAGVNAALDAARAVLDEVPALEVDYLEVRDPLLGPAPAEGAGRMLIAARLGHTRLLDNIAVDIGASAGIDGHPRSPSGDSHELPWRN, from the coding sequence ATGACCAGGCGCAACGTCCCGAAGTTCACCCCGGGCCAGTTGAACGTGTACCACCGGCCGCGGGACGTCTCCGGGGTGACACGGGCGCTGCGCACCACCGGGCGACGGATCGTGCTGGTTCCGACGATGGGGGCGTTGCACGACGGTCACCTGGCGCTGATCCGCGCCGCCCGGCGGGTGCCGGGCGCGGCGGTCGTGGTGTCGATCTTCGTCAATCCGCTGCAGTTCGGCGCGAATGAGGATCTGAGCGCCTACCCGCGCACTCTCGACGACGACCTAGAGGCGCTGCGCGACGAGGGTGTCGACATCGCGTTCACCCCGACCGCCGACGACATGTACCCCCACGGTATGCGCACCACCGTGCATCCCGGACCGCTCGCCGGTGAACTCGAAGGAGCTTCGCGGCCAACGCATTTCGCTGGCGTGCTGACGGTCGTGCTGAAGCTGTTCAACATGGTGCGCCCGGACCGCGCGTACTTCGGCGAGAAGGACTACCAGCAGCTCGCGCTGATCCGCCAGATGGTGACCGACCTCGACCTCGACATCGAGATCCAGGGCGTGCCGATCGTGCGCGAGGCCGACGGCCTGGCGATGTCGTCGCGCAACCGCTACCTGGACCCCGTGCAGCGTGAGCAGGCCGGCGCGTTGTCGGCGGCGCTGCTGGCCGGCATGTACGGCGCGTCGGCCGGGGTGAACGCCGCCCTGGACGCCGCGCGCGCGGTGCTCGACGAGGTGCCCGCGCTGGAGGTGGACTACCTGGAGGTCCGGGACCCGCTGCTGGGGCCCGCGCCGGCCGAGGGCGCAGGCCGCATGCTGATCGCCGCTCGGTTGGGTCACACCCGCCTGCTCGACAACATCGCCGTGGACATCGGGGCGAGTGCGGGCATCGACGGCCATCCGCGCAGCCCGTCCGGGGACAGCCACGAATTGCCTTGGAGGAACTGA